The DNA segment AAGTCATGTGCTGACCGCGCTCTGGAGATCATCTGCGCCACACGTTTACAGCGACGCTCTGCAGACCAGACGTGAGGTCATCCGTCCTCTCTGAGACAATCAGGACCGTCCACTCAGAGTCCACCTGTCTCTGACATGTGGACTGTCCTGTCTGTATGTAATGAGACTGAAGCTCATCGACTGTTAACGAACAGGAACAAAACCTTTGACAAGAAATTAAAACggccaaaagtttttaaaaatcaccaaaaatgttgaaggaaaaaaaatcaccagaattttCCAAGAAAAAGATATTCACAGATTtttaagaggaagaaaaaaaacgtgaCAAAAAACGtcacaaatcacaataaaatataaagaaaaaaaagaatccaataaaagtaaaaagaagaaatgccaaacattttttcaaatcaccAAATCACCAATTTGAAATAAGGccttttagagaaaaaaagttttaggggaagaaaaacattgccaaaaaatgtttgaaaatcacaaaaaaagtaaagaaaaaaaattgtctctccaaaacagaaagtgtttttttaagatcacTAACACTTTCAGTGGGGGAAAAATCAGTAAACATTTCAAAGGAAACACgaaaaagccaaattaaaaaaacaaggcaaaaaattaaaagaaaaaaaaaagaagtctctCCCCAGAGCTTAAGCACTAATTATTAACAACtactaacatttttaacagtacAATTCAGAATtcaagttttaattattttttttaattttcagggtAAATAAAGACCAGAGTGCCCCTGAGCGACGGTAGATTTCGGTCTGACGTGGATGAAGTCGTGCTGTGGACgtaacaaaactgttttattcaccTAAAAATGTCACGATCAGCCGATGTTTACACTATTATCAGAATATTCCTCACAAACccacagctgctgtgtttttctcagtaaatcagtgtttttgtggatGGACTCTGGTGGCCGCGAGGACAAAACTGTCGAATATCTCAAACTTTATTCAAATATCGAGACACAAAGTCATAATTTGATTAGTTTTCTGACAGATGAAGCTGCTTACGCTCGTCTGACATTTCAAACGCTCGATGATACTGAAACTACAACAGCTGTTTGTGCAGGAAGTGACTAGGCGGTCACAtatcagggtgtgtgtgtgtgtgtgtgtgtgtgtgtgtgtgtgtgtgtgtgtttaaagtgacaagatgatttttttttagcgtgtggtgtgtgtttaaatgtgtgtgtgatgaccgTTTTTCAGTGTGATCACGATGAGGTTCGCTCTGCTCCTCGCTCTCCTCACAGGTAACTTTAATCTCactttttattcactttttatttatttaaaactgattaaaattacaaaactttATCGTGATGAAGCAACTCATTTCTCAGCAGCTGTTACTGACAATAACACCGTGTTTCTTCTTCAtgtcctttattttttacacatttttccaacaaaccaaaccaaacgtTCATGAAAAACTGTTCAGGAACTgttgaaatatgaaaatccaacaataatttctgcttttgcagtttctggctgCCATCaaacgtgtcattttttaagattttgggggtttttatTTCCGTCGGGTTTTTGTTGTCTCGTGGTGAAGTGAAACTCTGAGATCAGCAGAAACAGATTCAAAGCAGAGATAAAACTCAGATTCAGTCACATCTGATAAAAACGTCTTTACAGGGTGCGTCTGTGTCTCTGCGGTCGGTGTCGGGGACGGCAGCACAGTCGTTGGTCGTCGGGGTGAAGACGTCACTCTGTCCTGTAAATATGACATCAAATACAACGGGCCGCTGCACGTCTGTTGGGGTCGAGGACAAATACCAAACTCAGGCTGCAGCGAGCAGCTCCTCTACGCAGACGGATACAAGGTGACGAAGGGGAGCCGAGCGTCCCGCAGGTATCAATTACTGGGACGACTGGACGAAGGAGACGTGTCCCTGACGATCCTGAACGTCTCAGAGCAGGATGCTGGACGGTACGGCTGCAGGGTGATGATAAAAGGGATTCTCAATGACCTGAAATATCACTTGGATTTGGTCGTTGAGGAAGGTgagaaattctttttttctttcctctttaaTTTTACAATCAGCTgatcacaaaacaaacagttaaagtCTGATGATGCTGTTAAAAGGCTTTTTGTTCCTAAAAGACTCCAAAAACGTTACTAACAGGGTTCAtaaggtcatgaaaaacctggaaaagttatggaatatGCAATtgccaggcctggaaaaatgtcagaaaattgaatataccctgaaagttttggaaaagtcacaaatctgtataataacacatgacgtgttcaaggaccatcggAAATGTAACAATACAAGGATGAgtcctgtttttacagtttgtggctTTTATAAATGGTGtccttttttggtgatttttaaagaaaaaaacccaaaattaaaaaataaatttaaaaaaacaaaatgtttcactttaaaaatcacaacaaagacaaaataatttcttgtctttaaaaactttgtcagcttttaaatattttttcttaataattaacttttttcccttaaaataaccaaagaatttaaaaaaaaggtgtaatatttaatttaaaaattttaaaaatgtaaaaacgctgcacttttactttttactgttaAGAGTAAAAAGTTCAAACCCCGCCTCCTCTCCCACCTGCTCACACCTGACCAATCAAAGGACCTGATGACttcattatatttgtttttaactgtttcagCTCCTCAGACGTCCACAGCGACGACATCACACAGAGAGACGTCGACAGAGCACACAACCAACCACACAACaggtacaacacacacacactgacctttgacctccagatCAGAATCAAATCTGTTTCCAAACCTTCGTCATGACATCATGCCGCTGACACAGCTGCTCTAAAAACATCTGCTTTCGTTTCCTCGTCCTGCAGGTCATATGACCTCGACTGACCGCCTGCTAacttcctcctccagcagcatcACGGCCGAGGTAAGACAGACGCACTTCCTGTGTGCAAACAGTAATGTGGTCGACTAAGTGTGTTTCATAAT comes from the Plectropomus leopardus isolate mb unplaced genomic scaffold, YSFRI_Pleo_2.0 unplaced_scaffold15612, whole genome shotgun sequence genome and includes:
- the LOC121964431 gene encoding hepatitis A virus cellular receptor 1 homolog, whose product is MRFALLLALLTGCVCVSAVGVGDGSTVVGRRGEDVTLSCKYDIKYNGPLHVCWGRGQIPNSGCSEQLLYADGYKVTKGSRASRRYQLLGRLDEGDVSLTILNVSEQDAGRYGCRVMIKGILNDLKYHLDLVVEEAPQTSTATTSHRETSTEHTTNHTTGHMTSTDRLLTSSSSSITAEVRQTHFLCANSNVVD